Part of the Zea mays cultivar B73 chromosome 4, Zm-B73-REFERENCE-NAM-5.0, whole genome shotgun sequence genome is shown below.
ctaccaaccgtgtaggcatccctagcaaattttagtttatcaaaatcacttttgctagtcttaagttgggcattaagactagctacttcatcatttaatttagagatgcaaactaggtgttcactacaagcatcaacattaaaatctttgcacctattgcaaatcttaacatgttctacacaagagttggatttatttgccatttctagtttagcatttaaatcatcattaacaccttttaaagtagaaatggtttcatgacacgtagatagttcacaagcaagcatttcattccttttaatttctagagcaagagaattttgtgcactaacaaatttatcatgctcttcatacaaaagatcctcttgcttttttaataacctattcttatcattcaaggcatcaattaattcattaattttatcaaccttggttctatctaggcccttgaataaacatgaataatctatttcatcatcatcactagattcatcctcacttgaagaagcataagtactagtattacgagtgcttaccttcttttcccttgccatgaggcaagtgtgatgctcgttggggaagagggatgacttattgaaggcggtggcggcgagtccttcgttgtcggagtcagacgacaagcaatccgagtcccactcctttccaaggtgtgcctcacccttagcctttttgtatgccttcttcttttccctcttgttcccttgttcctggtcactattattatcgggacagttagcgataaagtgaccaatcttaccacatttgaagcatgagcgcttccccttcgtcttggtcttgtttggatgctccttgcgaccccttagcgccgtcttgaagcgcttgatgatgagggtcatttcttcatcattaagtcctgccgcctcaatttgtgccaccttgctaggtagcgcctccttgctcctcgttgctttgagagcaatggtttgaggctcttggattgggccattcaacgcatcgtcaaagtaccttgcttccttgatcatcatacgcccgcttacaaactttccaagtatctcctcgggcgtcatctttgtgtacctaggattctcacgaatattgttcacaagatgaggatcaaggatagtaaaggaccttagcattaggcggacgacgtcgtggtccgtccatcgcgtgcttccatagctccttattttgttgacgagggtctttagccggttgtatgtttgagttggctcctcgcccctgatcatcacgaatctaccaagttcgccttccaccaactccatcttggtgagcatggtaacgtcattcccctcatgtgagatcttgagggtgtcccaaatcttcttggcgttatccaagccgctcactttatggtattcatccctgcacaatgatgctagaagaacaatagtagcttgtgcatttttgtgaatttgctcattgataaacatgggactatcactactatcaaaatgcattccattctcaactatctcccatatgcttggatggagagagaacaaatgactacgcattttgtgactccaaaatccgtagtcctctccatcaaagtgaggaggtttaccaagtggaatggagagtagatgagcatttgtgctttgcggaatacgagaataatcaaaagaaaagtttgaattgaccattttctttttctcgtagtcgtcatcatccttttgggaaaagtggatttgtcgctgtcgtcgtagtagatgatctccttgatgcgccttgtcttcttcttcttcccgtctcttcttttgtggctcgagcccgagtccgtaggcttgtcatctttcggctcattgaagatagactccctctcgttgttgttgaccaccatcccctttcccttaggatccatctcttcgggcgattagtcccttcttgaagagactggctctgataccaattgagagcacctagaggggggtgaataggtgatcctataaaaacttgaaacttactgccacaaaacttgattaggagttagcacaattaagccaagtggctagagaggagaacttgcacaacacgatagccacaaagagatcaacacagagatggcacagtggtttatcccgtggttcggccaagtacaaaacttgcctactccacgttgtggcgtcccaacggacgagagttgcactcaactcctctcaagtgatccaatgatcaacttgaataccacggtgttctttttactttgctcttttcccgtttgcgaggaatctccacaacttggagtctctcgcccttacaataagaatcaatatgaagcacaagagtaagggagggaagcaacacactcaaaaccacagcaagtacgcacacacacgatcaagacttgagctcaaaacaatatctcaaggttctcactagaacagatctcaaatcactaagaatgtcgaactagtgcgcaagagtgaagtgtgaatgatcaacaatgctcaaaggttgcttggtgttctcctccatgcgcctaggggtcccttttatagccccaaggcagctaggagccgttgagtgcattccaggaaggcaattcttgccttctgtcgcctggcgcaccggacagtccggtgcaccaccggacaatgtccggtgcggatctccttccttatttgacgaagccgaccgttggtgctttgaagccgttggcacaccggacactgtccggtgcacaccggacagtccggtgcccccttccgaccgttggctcggccacgtgtctcgcgcgaatcgcgcggccgaccgttggctcaccggacagtccggtgcacaccggacagtccggtgaattttagccgtacgccgttaatcacttcccgagagcagcaagttcgcctgagccagcctggcgcaccgtacactgtccggtgcaccaccggacagtccggtgcacccagacagagctgactttggctgaacaaagccatctttaattccaacttgatttttcctgtttccagcacttagacacaatacattagtctctaaaacaatgtactaagtctgagaaacatacctttatacttggtttgtactttgtccaccattaaacacttaggcacttgtgttggacactaaatcaccaaaatacttagaaatggcccaagggcacatttccctttcacccggcCCATCACCCTAGTGCCTGCACGCgcaccttctctctctctctatcccgtGGGCCCCGCTTATCAACGTCGTTGCCCATCGCTCACGCCCATGCTGTCTTGCGTAGACGCTAGCCCCGCTTGCTGGTACTGTTTCACGCGCCCGCGTCGTTTGCCTCGTTGACACCCTGGGCCCACCTATCAGCTCCTTAGTCCCCAACGGCCACCCCGCCCCACGCGCATGCCACACGCTAAGGTCATGGGTCGTTTGACACGGCCCGTGCCCGGCCCGTGCTTAGTGTCGGGTCAAATCGGGTTGGCTTGTGCCTCCCTTATGGACATGTCGGGTCAGGTTTTTTAGGTTGGGTTGGGTTTTTTGCTTTAGGTCAGGTTTTTGGGTTGGGTCGTGTTTTGGGGTAAAAAATCATGGTATATACTCGCCTTGTAGATTGTTGTGGGTTAAAAACTATGGCATGTGCCCACCCATCGTATTAGTCGGGTCGATTCGGGGGGTTTTCAAGCGGGTCGGGTCGGTGGGCCATGATCAGGTCTTGTCTTGAGCCAATAGAATCTAACCAAATATGGCCAGACCCCGCTGACCTTGTCTTTCCATTAGAGTTCGCTTTCGCCTCCTTCGTCCTCCATGACAAGGTCGAGGGACTTGTGAGCTTGACGGAGAGTTAGTGCAGATTGGATCCGCAACAACGTTGAGGTAGAGCAGTGTTGATGACATGTTTATAAACAACATCGTCGTAGATCCTAGGACCAGGCCCCAAATCCTCACGCGCAACAAATAGGGTGTGAGGAAGATGTAGAAGACATATTCCCTTCCCTTCCCGTGGCAGGGCAAGCAAGGTGGTGAAACTCTTTCCTTGTTATTCAATATGAGGGGCTACAAGTTCATTATATAGTAAAAGTGGAGTCCATCAGGGGTATATTTGGTATTAGCTCACATAACCCTTCGTAGGGTTTGTTAACACATCCAATGTTCCTAGCCTCACAAAGGACAGAGACACCCTAGGTAGCAGCATGGGAATTCTGTAAGGTGGCAGCGCAACACATCCAGTATTACAATGATGAAGGATCCTCTCCACCACTTCTGGGTCGTCATGTAGCCTTGCTTGTAGGGCCTCTTTCTCCACTAGAGGCAGTACACCCTTCACATACTAGAGCGGGTtagcatgtctgactgcaagtcATGCTCCACGCATGTTCACACTTAGGCGAAGGTTTCCACCGATGATGGCCTACTATAGCCTTGTTAGAGCCCTTCAATACCTAACCTTCACTAAGCCCGACATTGCCTATGTCATCCAATAGGTGTGCCTCCATATGCATACCCCACGGGACCTGTACCTCACCGCTGTGAAGCGATCCTCTGTTACCTCCACATCATTCTCAACCACGACCTTCTCCTCCGGTACTCACCAGTCTCCAAGCTTCATCTACACTAACATCTACTAGAGAGGTTTGTTCCGACATCTTGCCGCTCTGCCTCGGGCTACGTCATGTTTCTGAGCGACAACCTACTCTCTCGGTCCAAGAAGCGATATCCCATTGTCTCCCACTCCAGCTCTGAGGACGAGTACCATGTCGTGGCAAAGACATCTTGGCTCTGTCAACTGCTCCGAGTGCTTcacagctctctctctctctctctctctaggggCGGGCAACGTTATGGTGAATGGGGGCATGGGTCCTCACTCAATTTTCTTGGTTTAGTGAACTTTCTCACATTTAGGCATTCATTCATATTTTGGACCGGGTCCGCCCCTGGCTCTCTCGCCTGGGCCATCCTTGTTTATTGCGATAACTTGTTTATTGCAATAACGTTATCGTGGTCTACCGCTTCTTCCCAATTACGTGcaacatcagcgcacgaagcacgtggaggTTGATCTCCtctttcgtccgcgagcgtgtcgctgtcAGTGATGTCCACGTCTCGACCATGCCCCGGTTCGTCGATATCTTCACAAAGGGCCTCTCCTCAACGTTGTTTTCAGAGTTATGGTCCACTAGTCTTAGCATCTGTCGTGACTAGAGTTTCGACTGTAGAGTGTTAGACTATGTttgtatgacttgtgggcctTTTCCTTTATGTATATGACTATTGTGGCAATATAAACCATCCTTTCCCTTccagtatagatggccaaatgagcTGTGCTAAATGGACCGGCACTAGGCACGGCACGGCCCGCGGTGCTTCGGCACGACACGGGCACGGTTCATATAGTGCCAGTGACGGCACGACACGAGTCTAGTATCGTGCTTGCCTGCTTGGGCCGTCACCCCGACACGATGGGCTGGCACGAACACGACACGATTAAGTGACCGACACGGTTAGGCACGACTTACATCAACCGGTGGTTTATAGATGTGATTATGATATGTGCACGTGATTGTAAATTATTATTTGTTATGATTTTAAACATAATGAATTAACTTTATAATGGTataaatattcaagttttataattatatatataatcTTAAAGGTCTTCTGTATTTTTGATCTTTTAAAATAAAATAGTGCCTGGTCTGGCACGAACACTATTAGATGTTAGTGTCGTATAGTGCTCGCACGACACGAGTAGGCACTATAGTAGAGTGCTTGAGCAGCTGGTTAGGCACTAGTGCCAACACGGCACGACACGATTACTAATAGGATCTTATAGTGCCGTGACTAACAGTGTTAGTGCCGTGTAGTCGGACGGCCCGTCTATACCTTCTAGTAACCGGCGAACAGAAGGCCCCAGGAAATGGTTGGCTCCAAGCCTCCAACGATTGCTCCTCGGCGTCGCTTTCCGGACCTGAACCTGGATCTACAGACTCGAATACCTGACGGTGGTAAATAGCGATGCAGGCTGCTGTCCAAGAAGACGTCGATGTGAACGTCGGCACGCAGACACGAGAGCAGGATCTCCAGTCGTCGGATCGCCCTCAGTCCTCCTTGGTATCCACGTAAACCGCACACGCCCACCGGCTACCTCCCCACTGAACTCGTCCTACATATATATAGGCTGTACCGGCCCAACCAACCATGGCCAGACACTGAGCCATCAGGCTGCACGTCCACAACGAGGGTTCCTCGCCTTTCTGCACATCACCGTCAGACAAAAAAAAAGGGGTAGGGAGATGCAGAATTCAAAAAAAGGAGCAGAAAATACAGCATGCACAAGGGGTGGGTACTACAATAATTGGCCAGGCCAGCTAGTAGTAGTGCCTTGCCATGTTCATATTCTTTTTCCTGCGtgcctcaacaacagcagcagttcTGAAACCCGAAACAATTTTGacacagcacagcacagcacaacCAGGAGGTGCCCTGTGGCTTCACTTGGCTCTATGATACTAGAATGTGTGTGACTGTCATTGTCACTGTGGTGCGTTTGCATTTGCAACAAGTTGGCCGcgaaagaaagaagaagaaaaaaagtgACAGGTcttcggtcacttttggtggtccgTGTGCCATTCACTCGCTCACTCACCATTTTCTCCAACGGGATGAACTGTCTAGCGTCAGAGAGTATATATCTCTCTCTCACCTTGGCGTGTGTAGTGTTCCACCTAAATTTGCACCCCTATATCCCACTACAGCGCCACATCAGCACACTCCCTTCCTCTATATCTCCTCCCTCTACAGCGGTTCTCTCTATATCATTTCTTTATACCCCACTACAAACATAAAATATCAATTTCCATACACATTCATCATCTATTAATATTTTTTCCACCACTGTAAATACCGGCGTGCACAAATATCAAGAGAAGGGGGCCGTTTGGCGTGCCCCTAGCTGCAGAGGGAGAGAGAAGACAGCGACCATATAGAGAGAGGCGTAGCGTGCACCGGTACAGAGAAAAGGGGTGCTCTGTAGCCGCCAAAGGAAGAGGAGAGGGTCTCTGGCGGGAATCGTTGAAGCTAGTCTCAAGTACTCGTCagtttttaaaaaaaaagagaaaaaaagcgATGGAACTAACCAATGAGCGTGTCCCTGTCAAAATATCAAAGAACATATAATATAAGTCTTGATGACTGTTTGGAACTACCCAGATTTTTAATAAACTAGTTTATAGAAATTAAGGTGGTTTCAAACATACCAGATTGTACATCAGTTCATAGAAAATTAAATTCTCAGTTTCTTAAAAATCCAAGAAACTGTTCTCTCCTAGTTAAAAAATTAAAAAACTAGATTTTTTAAAAAACTGGATTTTTCCAAACAGGACGATAGATCCTGTTTGGTAGGGCTTTGGCTCTGCCTTTTCTCGTGAAAAAAACCATAGCCCTATCAAACACATTTCTTTAAAAGGCTTACTGCAAAACACACATAAAAAGTTAGAGCCATTTTTTGTACTACGGAGAAGATCAAGCCACTAATAGTAGCTTCGTTGCCTTTGTCTCTGGCTTTGGCACTTTAATACGGATAAATAGTTGTGGCTCTAGGATAAGCCGTTTCTGCCAAACGATTTTGCGATCTACCAAAAAAGCTGATTTTCAGAAAAAGCTAGAGCTAGAGCTGTTTTTGGGCAAGCAAGAGCCATACCAGATGGCCCTTTAAGGCTGTCTTCGTCGTGTAAAATAGGGAACGTGGTATTTTAGATAACATTGTTTATGTAGTGAAATTTGAAATAGTGGATGAGATACGTCCTAAGTCCTAAGGTTGGTGTCATAAAAGAAAGAATGTATATGTACCCAGTGCAAAAAAAGAAAGATGCTTATACGTTAGAAAGATTAGCGTGGAAGGGAAAGATTATTGACATCACTGTAGTGTAAAAAGATTGACATCATAAAAGATAAACACTAGGTTGAGACGCCTTCAAAGAGAGTAACGTCCTATATAAACTCCGTGTAAACCAACTAATAAAAGTCATAAAAATTTCTAAAAGAATTATGGATATACCTTATTGCCTACTCTAGCACGGTATAAAATTTCATTTTTAATCTATTATATATTAAAAgataaaagataaaattctgataTAATTTTCATTTTTTGTATTTTGGATTTTTTTATCTCTTACCATATGAtgaatttgaatttaaaattttatacagTATTAATATGCAATGAAGTATATCTATAACTTTTTAAGATTTTTTTATGGTTTCTTAGTTAGTTTGCATCCCCTGATATGTTGCCTTCAAAGAGCGTCTCACGAAATCTAAAAAGATTGACATCATAAAAGAAAGAGTGTACATGTACACAGTGTCACAGTCCAACAAAAGAAGATCCTTCTACGTTAGACAGATCAGTGTGGGATGGGATGGCCATGCTATCATTGTAAGATGTCGTTGATTCATCGCACTAAAATAACCCTGTAGAAAAGGTGTGAGCAGCAGCAATTTTATCTTCGGTCGTGGGTGTCCCTTTGTGTCCAGCTCTTGGCGGCAATACTTTTTAGGATGTGTTTAGTAAATTAAAGGGCCCCAACGAGAAAACAGTTTTTTTTAAAGCCGTCTTTCTTACGGTGCAAAACTAAAATCAATCCTGGATCTGTTTTTAGTGGTTTTCGGATAAACTATGAAAATATAAATGGAAGAACTTTTAGCGGTTTTAATGGTTTCCATCAAATAATTTTTAACTTTTTAATAGCTCGCAGTCTACAACAGTTTTTTTTCCACAACCACAATCTCAATCAAACAGACCCTTAAACCATGTCAGGCTCTAAGCTCGTAGACTACTAGACTCTGTATCATTGGTATAAGCGACCAGTTTTTCTTCTCAGCTCAGACATCTTTGGATTGATCAGCTGTCGATTGATAAGCTGACGGATTGGGAACTTTGTAGTGCACGCTGCACAAAAACTCTCAGCGAGAAAAAGAAGACACCTGCCAGTCTATCTATAGTACGCTAGCTGGTGTCAATTCTGCTTTGTCAGAAACGCAGTGTCGTCAACACAACACTAGCCTGTATGGAATCTGGAGATCCTTAGGAGAAAAAAAAGTTTATTCCGTTCATTCATTCATATATCGAATGCGCAGACAGCAATTTCGATCGCAACTGGCCGAGACTGCTCAATCACTGGGAAAGGCTGGTGTGGATCTCTCGGACGGACACACCACATTGCCTGAACCAGTGCGTCGCTGCGGTCAATTCGACTCTCGTCCTCCCGACGCGATTTGTCACTGTCGCAGTCGTGCCGCAGATGCTATTGATTTGCTGTCCATTGCCAGACCCAGTTTTCCATGAGAGAATGATGCGATCCTCCTCGCCCTCTATAAAAATTGGCACGAGAAGCATCGGTTGGGCACCGCACCGGCACCACCAAGACTCTAGGCGCAGCAGCTCCTCCACGCTTCGCTGCCGGGTCAAGCTCCTCTCATGGAGATCACGGCCAGCTGCGACGACGGCGCGGTCACAGCTGGCGCCGTTTCTGGTCTGCTGCTCGCGTCTGTTCTGTCTCTGTTCGGCGCGTTTCTGGTATACTTCTACGCGCCGTTCTGGAGCGTGAGGAGAGTCCCGGGGCCTCCAGCCAGGTTCCCAATCGGCCACCTCCATCTTCTTGCCAGGAACGGGCCAGACGTCTTCCGTGCGATTGCGAAAGAGTATGGCCCAATCTTCAGGTAATCCTCAGGCTCTacagatctctctctctctctctctctctctctctctctctctctctctctctctctctctctctctcatgcgTAGAGGCCTAGAGGGAGAGGTCATAACAACCATGCATGATGGTGGTCATGGTCACCATGCGCCGGCAGGTTTCACATGGGAAGGCAACCACTGGTGATCGTGGCCAATGCCGAGCTGTGCAAGGAGGTCGGCATCAAGAAGTTCAAGGACATCCCCAACCGGAGCACCCCGCCGCCGTCGATCGGTTCCCTGCACCAGGACGCCCTCTTCCTCACCAGGTGCACGCACTGGTCCATCCTTCTAGGTAGACCGAAATGCTAGCTAGCTCCATCTCAGATAGAGAAGGCATGGGAAGTTTTGTTGATTGTGAGGCACTTACTCGTATGATCTACGATGGCAGGGACTCGACGTGGTCGGCGATGAGGAGCACGGTGGTTCCGCTCTACCAGCCAGCGCGGCTTGCCGGGCTCATTCCGGTGATGCAGTCGTACGTCGACACACTGGCGGCGAACATCGCCGCCTGCCCGGACCAGGACTGCGTCCCCTTCTGCCAGCTCTCGCTCCGGATGGCCATCGACATCATCGGCAGGACGGCCTTCGGCATCGAGTTCGGCCTGTCCAAGAACGCCGCAGGCacaggcagcagcagcagcgagtCCCCAGGcggcggcgagggcgagggcgacGTCAGGGAATTCCTCAGGGAGTACAAGCGGTCCATGGAGTTCGTCAAGATGGACCTGACGAGCTCTCTGTCCACCATCCTCGGCCTCTTCCTCCCGTGCGTCCAGACGCCGTGCAAGCGCCTGCTGCGGCGGGTGCCCGGCACGGCGGACTACAAGATGGACCAGAACGAGCGCCGCCTCTGCTCCCGCATCGACGCCATCATAGCCGGCCGCCGGCGGGACCGGGCCACGCGCCGGCGTTGCGGCCccggcgccgcccccgcccccgccccgctGGACTTCATCGCGGCGCTGCTGGATGCGATggagagcggcggcggcggcggcggcggtgcagGTGCCAACAAGGACTTCGCGCTGGCGGACAGGCACGTGCGCGCGCTGGCGTACGAGCACCTCATCGCCGGCACCAAGACCACGGCGTTCACGCTGTCGTCGGTGGTGTACCTGGTCTCGTGCCACCCGCTCGTGGAGGCCAAGCTGCTGCGGGAGTTGGACGGCTTCGCGCCGcgccgcgggcgcgggcgcgcgccggACGCCGACGAGCTCCAGAGCGGGTTCccctacctcgaccaggtcatcAAGGAGGCCATGC
Proteins encoded:
- the LOC100279319 gene encoding putative cytochrome P450 superfamily protein isoform X1, with protein sequence MEITASCDDGAVTAGAVSGLLLASVLSLFGAFLVYFYAPFWSVRRVPGPPARFPIGHLHLLARNGPDVFRAIAKEYGPIFRFHMGRQPLVIVANAELCKEVGIKKFKDIPNRSTPPPSIGSLHQDALFLTRDSTWSAMRSTVVPLYQPARLAGLIPVMQSYVDTLAANIAACPDQDCVPFCQLSLRMAIDIIGRTAFGIEFGLSKNAAGTGSSSSESPGGGEGEGDVREFLREYKRSMEFVKMDLTSSLSTILGLFLPCVQTPCKRLLRRVPGTADYKMDQNERRLCSRIDAIIAGRRRDRATRRRCGPGAAPAPAPLDFIAALLDAMESGGGGGGGAGANKDFALADRHVRALAYEHLIAGTKTTAFTLSSVVYLVSCHPLVEAKLLRELDGFAPRRGRGRAPDADELQSGFPYLDQVIKEAMRFYVVSPLIARQTSERVEIGGYVLPKQGAYVWLAPGVLARDAAQFPDPEEFRPERFAPEAEEERARHPYAHIPFGVGPRACIGHKFALQQVKLAVVELYRRYVFRHSPSMESPIQFDFDLVLAFRHGVKLRAIRRG
- the LOC100279319 gene encoding putative cytochrome P450 superfamily protein, translated to MEITASCDDGAVTAGAVSGLLLASVLSLFGAFLVYFYAPFWSVRRVPGPPARFPIGHLHLLARNGPDVFRAIAKEYGPIFRFHMGRQPLVIVANAELCKEVGIKKFKDIPNRSTPPPSIGSLHQDALFLTRDSTWSAMRSTVVPLYQPARLAGLIPVMQSYVDTLAANIAACPDQDCVPFCQLSLRMAIDIIGRTAFGIEFGLSKNAAGTGSSSSESPGGGEGEGDVREFLREYKRSMEFVKMDLTSSLSTILGLFLPCVQTPCKRLLRRVPGTADYKMDQNERRLCSRIDAIIAGRRRDRATRRRCGPGAAPAPAPLDFIAALLDAMESGGGGGGGAGANKDFALADRHVRALAYEHLIAGTKTTAFTLSSVVYLVSCHPLVEAKLLRELDGFAPRRGRGRAPDADELQSGFPYLDQVIKEAMRFYVVSPLIARQTSERVEIGGYVLPKGAYVWLAPGVLARDAAQFPDPEEFRPERFAPEAEEERARHPYAHIPFGVGPRACIGHKFALQQVKLAVVELYRRYVFRHSPSMESPIQFDFDLVLAFRHGVKLRAIRRG